From Camelus bactrianus isolate YW-2024 breed Bactrian camel chromosome 16, ASM4877302v1, whole genome shotgun sequence, the proteins below share one genomic window:
- the HCRT gene encoding hypocretin neuropeptide precursor: MNPSSAKGVSKGLLEEMLCWLLKGEQVFWATMTLLLLLLLLPPALLSPGAAAQPLPDCCRQKTCSCRLYELLHGAGNHAAGILTLGKRRPGAPGLQGRLQRLLQASGNHAAGILTMGRRAGVEPAPHPCPGRRCPGAVASSVAPGGPSGV, translated from the exons ATGAACCCTTCCTCTGCAAAG GGGGTTTCAAAGGGCCTCCTGGAGGAGATGCTCTGCTGGCTCTTGAAGGGTGAGCAG GTCTTCTGGGCCACCATGacgctgctgctcctgctgctgttgctgccgCCCGCTCTGTTGTCGCCAGGGGCGGCCGCGCAGCCCCTGCCTGACTGCTGCCGTCAGAAGACCTGCTCCTGCCGCCTCTACGAGCTGCTGCACGGCGCGGGCAATCACGCGGCCGGCATCCTCACGCTGGGCAAGAGGCGGCCGGGGGCCCCGGGACTCCAGGGCCGGCTGCAGCGCCTCCTGCAGGCCAGTGGCAACCATGCGGCCGGCATCCTAACCATGGGCCGCCGCGCAGGCGTAGAGCCAGCGCCGCACCCATGCCCAGGGCGCCGTTGTCCCGGTGCGGTCGCCTCGTCTGTCGCTCCTGGGGGACCGTCTGGGGTCTGA